In Kitasatospora gansuensis, a genomic segment contains:
- a CDS encoding ArnT family glycosyltransferase, whose product MPNAVSRPLAALTGRLPERVRTGYWTRVVPVLAVLATVTHLPSFLRPVWSPDEGYLATQARMLADGGVLYDTVVDRKPPLLPWLYEACFALFGSTSLWPLRTLAIVAHLATAILLASIARGRWGNRAGAVAGGLYLLVSIGLSPEDTQAATFEVFMLPAMVAAFRYAERRRWLAAGIAVALCSLTKQTGGAVMLPVLWMLFQDVRLRGVRWQPALFKVCFGFALPIALVAVILTKPKGFLFWVVTGSGDYASMGGAWLQMSGRALGNSAILLAACLGFLAPLGHRLWLRLRHGALPTVRGEEYGATSDLWVWLLSSVVAVSTGFHFFGHYYLQLMPPLVLLGVGAVSTSSIRWRPVLVYSTVAATAFWGLAVFWPGQRLDHSSEVASTIAEQTTAKDTVLVWGMHPELYWLSDRRPVTRYLTAGFLTNFSGGKDGKDVGEQFSMANAWQTFDKELADKGFPEIVVDDSGLAPYQPVHIPRIESLLETRYEVVAVNADTVIYRLKR is encoded by the coding sequence GTGCCCAACGCCGTCTCACGACCACTCGCCGCCCTGACCGGGCGGCTGCCCGAGCGCGTCCGGACGGGGTACTGGACCAGAGTCGTGCCGGTGCTGGCGGTCCTCGCGACCGTCACCCACCTCCCCTCCTTCCTCCGCCCGGTGTGGAGCCCCGACGAGGGCTATCTCGCCACCCAGGCGCGGATGCTGGCCGACGGCGGCGTGCTGTACGACACCGTGGTGGACCGCAAGCCCCCGCTGCTGCCCTGGCTGTACGAGGCGTGTTTCGCGCTGTTCGGCTCCACCTCGCTCTGGCCGCTGCGCACCCTGGCGATCGTGGCGCACCTGGCCACCGCGATCCTGCTGGCCTCGATCGCCCGCGGCCGCTGGGGCAACCGGGCGGGCGCGGTGGCCGGCGGGCTCTACCTGCTGGTCTCGATCGGACTGTCCCCCGAGGACACCCAGGCGGCGACCTTCGAGGTCTTCATGCTGCCCGCGATGGTGGCGGCGTTCCGCTACGCCGAGCGCCGCCGCTGGCTGGCAGCCGGGATCGCGGTGGCGCTCTGCTCACTGACCAAGCAGACCGGCGGCGCGGTGATGCTGCCGGTGCTCTGGATGCTGTTCCAGGACGTCCGGCTGCGCGGGGTGCGCTGGCAGCCCGCGCTGTTCAAGGTCTGCTTCGGCTTCGCGCTGCCGATAGCGCTGGTCGCGGTGATCCTCACCAAGCCCAAGGGCTTCCTGTTCTGGGTGGTCACCGGCAGCGGCGACTACGCCTCGATGGGCGGCGCCTGGCTGCAGATGTCAGGACGGGCGCTGGGCAACTCGGCGATCCTGCTGGCGGCCTGCCTCGGCTTCCTGGCCCCGCTGGGCCACCGGCTCTGGCTGCGGCTGCGGCACGGCGCGCTGCCCACCGTCCGGGGTGAGGAGTACGGCGCCACCTCCGACCTCTGGGTCTGGCTGCTCTCCTCGGTGGTGGCGGTCAGCACCGGCTTCCACTTCTTCGGCCACTACTACCTCCAGCTGATGCCCCCGCTGGTGCTGCTCGGGGTCGGCGCGGTGTCCACCTCGTCGATCCGCTGGCGGCCGGTGCTGGTGTACAGCACGGTCGCGGCCACGGCGTTCTGGGGCCTCGCGGTGTTCTGGCCGGGCCAGCGGCTCGACCACTCCAGCGAGGTGGCCAGCACGATCGCCGAGCAGACCACGGCCAAGGACACCGTGCTGGTCTGGGGCATGCACCCGGAGCTGTACTGGCTGTCCGACCGACGCCCCGTCACCCGCTATCTGACGGCGGGTTTCCTGACGAACTTCAGCGGCGGCAAGGACGGCAAGGACGTCGGCGAGCAGTTCAGCATGGCGAACGCCTGGCAGACCTTCGACAAGGAGCTGGCCGACAAGGGCTTTCCGGAGATCGTGGTGGACGACTCGGGCCTGGCCCCGTACCAGCCGGTGCACATCCCCCGGATAGAGAGCCTGCTGGAGACCCGCTACGAGGTGGTCGCGGTCAACGCCGACACCGTGATCTACCGGCTGAAGCGCTAG
- a CDS encoding sugar ABC transporter permease produces the protein MSTNQTTEAPAPAIDPRLMVREEGFAGYLGEFKRKMKTGELGSVPVVLGLILIAAIFQGLTGDFLNADNLTNITLWIAGPGLIAVGIVFVLLLGEIDLSLGSIAGVSAAIAGVLSARSGVNEWLSILIALAAGVAMGALHGFFFAKIGVPAFVVTLAGLLAWSGLQQFVLGDKGTANVLNDGVIADLDHYFVGDGDIAVTWIFALAGVGLFLAGQLLDRRRRTAAGLPARPVSEIALRTGVIGLIAVAAASTLNQSQGLPLPLVIFLGIVVITDFVLRRTSYGRQIFAVGGGIEAARRAGINVAWVRISVFMISAGMAALGGLFIMSQQGSADKALGSGNVLMNSIAAAVIGGTSLFGGRGKTWSALLGILVIQSIITGLDLVHVNQSIQYMITGAVLLAAVVLDSVSRRTQKSSGRG, from the coding sequence GTGAGCACCAACCAGACCACCGAGGCGCCCGCGCCCGCGATCGACCCCCGCCTGATGGTCCGTGAGGAGGGCTTCGCCGGCTACCTCGGCGAGTTCAAGCGGAAGATGAAGACCGGCGAACTGGGCTCCGTCCCGGTCGTGCTCGGCCTGATCCTGATCGCGGCCATCTTCCAGGGCCTGACCGGCGACTTCCTGAACGCCGACAACCTCACCAACATCACGCTCTGGATCGCGGGCCCCGGCCTGATCGCGGTCGGCATCGTGTTCGTCCTGCTGCTCGGTGAGATCGACCTCTCGCTCGGCTCGATCGCCGGCGTCTCCGCGGCCATCGCCGGTGTGCTGTCGGCCCGCTCCGGCGTCAACGAGTGGCTGTCGATCCTGATCGCGCTGGCCGCCGGTGTCGCGATGGGCGCCCTGCACGGCTTCTTCTTCGCCAAGATCGGCGTGCCGGCCTTCGTGGTCACGCTGGCCGGTCTGCTGGCCTGGAGCGGTCTGCAGCAGTTCGTGCTCGGGGACAAGGGCACCGCCAACGTGCTCAACGACGGCGTGATCGCCGACCTCGACCACTACTTCGTCGGCGACGGCGACATCGCGGTCACCTGGATCTTCGCGCTGGCCGGGGTCGGCCTCTTCCTGGCCGGTCAGCTGCTGGACCGCCGCCGCCGTACGGCCGCCGGGCTGCCTGCCCGCCCGGTCAGCGAGATCGCCCTGCGCACCGGCGTGATCGGCTTGATCGCGGTCGCCGCCGCGTCCACCCTGAACCAGAGCCAGGGCCTGCCGCTGCCGCTGGTGATCTTCCTCGGCATCGTGGTGATCACCGACTTCGTGCTCCGCCGCACCTCCTACGGCCGGCAGATCTTCGCGGTCGGCGGTGGCATCGAGGCCGCCCGCCGGGCCGGCATCAACGTGGCCTGGGTGCGGATCTCGGTCTTCATGATCTCGGCCGGCATGGCCGCGCTCGGCGGGCTGTTCATCATGAGCCAGCAGGGTTCCGCCGACAAGGCGCTCGGCAGTGGCAACGTGCTGATGAACTCGATCGCCGCGGCCGTCATCGGCGGCACCAGCCTGTTCGGCGGCCGGGGCAAGACCTGGTCGGCGCTGCTCGGCATCCTGGTGATCCAGTCCATCATCACCGGCCTCGACCTGGTGCACGTCAACCAGTCGATCCAGTACATGATCACCGGCGCGGTGCTGCTCGCCGCCGTGGTGCTCGACTCGGTCTCCCGCCGGACCCAGAAGTCGTCCGGGCGAGGTTGA
- a CDS encoding ATP-binding cassette domain-containing protein, protein MVHVTGAPVLALRGVSKRFGAVQALTDVHLEVHAGEVVALVGDNGAGKSTLVKTIAGVHPIDEGSIEWEGREVRINRPQDAQGLGVATVYQDLALCDNLDVVGNLFLGRELKKYGALDEVAMEKRAKELLDTLSIRIPSVRIPIAALSGGQRQVVAIARALVGDPKIVILDEPTAALGVEQTAQVLDLVERLRERGLGVILISHNMADVKAVADTVAVLRLGRNNGSFPVAGTTHEEIISAITGATENAVTRRQARIAEEAK, encoded by the coding sequence ATGGTTCACGTGACAGGCGCACCCGTACTGGCGTTGCGCGGAGTCTCCAAGCGCTTCGGTGCCGTCCAGGCGCTCACCGACGTCCACTTGGAGGTCCACGCCGGAGAGGTGGTCGCCCTGGTCGGCGACAACGGCGCCGGCAAGTCGACGCTGGTGAAGACCATCGCCGGCGTCCACCCGATCGACGAGGGTTCGATCGAGTGGGAGGGCCGCGAGGTCCGGATCAACCGCCCGCAGGACGCCCAGGGCCTGGGCGTCGCGACGGTCTACCAGGACCTCGCGCTCTGCGACAACCTCGACGTGGTCGGCAACCTCTTCCTCGGCCGCGAGCTGAAGAAGTACGGCGCGCTCGACGAGGTCGCGATGGAGAAGCGCGCCAAGGAGCTGCTCGACACCCTGTCGATCCGCATCCCCAGCGTCCGGATCCCGATCGCCGCGCTCTCCGGCGGCCAGCGCCAGGTGGTCGCGATCGCCCGCGCCCTGGTCGGCGACCCGAAGATCGTCATCCTGGACGAGCCCACCGCCGCGCTCGGCGTGGAGCAGACCGCCCAGGTCCTCGACCTGGTCGAGCGGCTCCGCGAGCGGGGCCTCGGGGTCATCCTGATCAGCCACAACATGGCGGACGTCAAGGCCGTCGCGGACACCGTCGCGGTGCTCCGCCTGGGCCGCAACAACGGGTCCTTCCCGGTGGCCGGCACCACCCACGAAGAGATCATCTCCGCCATCACCGGAGCCACCGAGAACGCCGTGACCCGGCGTCAGGCACGCATCGCGGAGGAAGCGAAGTGA
- the glmS gene encoding glutamine--fructose-6-phosphate transaminase (isomerizing) has protein sequence MCGIVGYVGCEAALDVVIEGLERLEYRGYDSAGVTVLNGGGLATEKRAGKLANLKKTLTDFPLPTASVGIGHTRWATHGGPTDANAHPHLDDARRVAVVHNGIIENFAQLRAELAERGHTLRSETDTEVVAHLLGEAFTGDLAEAMRGVCRRLDGAFTLVAVHSDSPGVVVGARRNSPLVVGRGDGENFLASDVAAFIAHTRDAVELGQDQVVELRREGVTVTNFDGTPATVREYHVDWDASAAEKGGYDYFMLKEIAEQPKAVADTLLGRIGADGQLTLDELRISDAQLRQVDKVVIVACGTAFHAGMIAKYAIEHWTRIPCEVEVASEFRYRDPILDDRTLVIAISQSGETMDTLMALRHAREQGAKVLAICNTNGSTIPRESDAVLYTHAGPEVAVASTKAFLTQLVACYLVSLYLGQVRGTKWDRETFGVIELLGHAPHQVEQVLRTMEPVRELARSLADAHAVLFLGRHVGYPVALEGALKLKELAYMHAEGFAAGELKHGPIALIEHGLPVVIVVPSPRGRAVLHDKIVSNIQEIRARGARTIVIAEEGDEAVAPYADHLIRIPATPALLQPLVATVPLQVFACELATAKGHEVDQPRNLAKSVTVE, from the coding sequence GCTCGAACGACTGGAGTACCGGGGCTACGACTCCGCCGGGGTCACCGTCCTGAACGGCGGCGGCCTGGCCACCGAGAAACGGGCCGGCAAGCTGGCCAACCTCAAGAAGACCCTGACCGACTTCCCGCTGCCGACCGCGTCCGTCGGCATCGGGCACACCCGTTGGGCCACCCACGGTGGTCCGACCGACGCGAACGCCCACCCTCACCTGGACGACGCGCGGCGGGTCGCGGTGGTGCACAACGGCATCATCGAGAACTTCGCGCAGCTGCGGGCCGAGCTCGCCGAGCGCGGCCACACGCTCCGTTCGGAGACCGACACCGAGGTGGTCGCCCACCTGCTCGGCGAAGCCTTCACCGGTGACCTGGCCGAGGCCATGCGCGGTGTCTGCCGCCGGCTCGACGGCGCCTTCACCCTGGTCGCCGTGCACTCCGACTCCCCCGGTGTGGTGGTCGGTGCCCGGCGGAACTCCCCGTTGGTGGTCGGCCGCGGCGACGGCGAGAACTTCCTCGCCTCGGACGTCGCCGCCTTCATCGCCCACACCCGGGACGCCGTCGAGCTCGGCCAGGACCAGGTGGTCGAACTGCGCCGCGAGGGCGTCACGGTGACCAACTTCGACGGCACCCCCGCCACCGTCCGCGAGTACCACGTGGACTGGGACGCGTCGGCCGCCGAGAAGGGCGGTTACGACTACTTCATGCTGAAGGAGATCGCCGAGCAGCCGAAGGCGGTAGCCGACACCCTGCTCGGGCGGATCGGCGCCGACGGTCAGCTGACGCTCGATGAGCTGCGGATCTCCGACGCGCAGTTGCGGCAGGTGGACAAGGTGGTGATCGTCGCCTGCGGCACCGCGTTCCACGCCGGGATGATCGCCAAGTACGCGATCGAGCACTGGACGCGGATCCCGTGCGAGGTCGAGGTGGCGTCGGAGTTCCGCTACCGCGACCCGATCCTGGACGACCGGACGCTGGTGATCGCGATCTCGCAGTCCGGCGAGACCATGGACACCCTGATGGCACTGCGCCACGCCCGCGAGCAGGGCGCGAAGGTGCTGGCGATCTGCAACACCAACGGGTCCACCATTCCGCGGGAGTCGGACGCGGTGCTGTACACGCACGCCGGGCCTGAGGTCGCGGTCGCCTCGACCAAGGCGTTCCTGACCCAGCTGGTCGCCTGCTACCTGGTCTCGCTCTACCTGGGCCAGGTGCGCGGCACCAAGTGGGACCGTGAGACCTTCGGCGTCATCGAGCTGCTGGGCCACGCTCCGCACCAGGTCGAACAGGTCCTGCGGACCATGGAGCCGGTCCGCGAGCTGGCCCGCTCCCTGGCCGACGCCCACGCCGTGCTCTTCCTCGGCCGGCACGTCGGCTACCCCGTCGCCCTGGAGGGCGCGCTCAAGCTCAAGGAGCTCGCGTACATGCACGCCGAGGGCTTCGCGGCGGGCGAGCTCAAGCACGGCCCGATCGCGCTGATCGAGCACGGGCTGCCGGTCGTCATCGTCGTCCCGTCCCCGCGCGGCCGGGCGGTCCTGCACGACAAGATCGTCTCCAACATCCAGGAGATCCGCGCCCGCGGCGCCCGGACCATCGTGATCGCGGAGGAAGGTGACGAAGCGGTCGCCCCATACGCCGACCACCTGATCCGGATCCCGGCCACCCCCGCGCTGCTGCAGCCGCTGGTCGCCACCGTGCCGCTCCAGGTCTTCGCCTGCGAGCTGGCCACCGCCAAGGGCCACGAGGTCGACCAGCCGCGCAATCTCGCCAAGTCGGTCACCGTCGAATAG
- the dxs gene encoding 1-deoxy-D-xylulose-5-phosphate synthase, with protein sequence MALLTRIRGPRDLDRLTPAQLAALAEEIRTFLVEEVSKTGGHLGPNLGVVELTIALHRVFDSPRDRILFDTGHQSYVHKLLTGRQDFSQLRMKGGLSGYPSRAESEHDVIENSHASTVLGYADGLAKANQLQGHHDRPVVAVIGDGALTGGMAWEALNNIADAKDRPLVIVVNDNERSYSPTIGGLANHLATLRTTQGYERFLSWGKDALQRTPVVGQQLFETLHGAKKGLKDFIAPQGMFEDLGLKYIGPIDGHDLTALESALTKARGFGGPVIVHCLTEKGRGYHAAENNDEDRFHAVGVIHPETGLPIKTSGKDWTSVFAEEMVALGRERKDIVGITAAMLHPVGLAPFAKAFPERTFDVGIAEQHAVTSAAGLATNGLHPVFAVYATFLNRAFDQVLMDVALHKLGVTFVLDRAGVTGTDGASHNGMWDMSILQVVPGLRLAAPRDADQLRAQLREAVEVDDAPTVVRYSKGTVGPAVPAVGRIGGMDVLRAAPEGEGEVLIVSVGAMAPMCLEVADLLAAQGITATVVDPRWVKPVDPALPGLAAEHRVVVTVEDNGRAGGVGSAVSQALRDAGVDLPLRDFGIPQQFLDHATRDQILNEIGLTAPAVAEQVAKLVARTAAARV encoded by the coding sequence GTGGCGCTGCTGACCCGCATTCGGGGACCGCGTGATCTCGACCGGCTCACCCCGGCGCAGCTGGCCGCGCTGGCCGAGGAGATCCGTACCTTCCTGGTCGAGGAGGTCTCCAAGACGGGCGGCCACCTCGGGCCGAACCTGGGCGTGGTCGAGCTGACCATCGCGCTGCACCGGGTCTTCGACTCCCCGCGCGACCGGATCCTCTTCGACACCGGCCACCAGAGCTACGTGCACAAGCTGCTCACCGGCCGGCAGGACTTCTCGCAGCTGCGGATGAAGGGCGGCCTGTCCGGCTACCCGTCCCGCGCCGAGTCCGAGCACGACGTGATCGAGAACTCGCACGCCTCGACCGTGCTCGGCTACGCGGACGGCCTGGCCAAGGCCAACCAGCTGCAGGGCCACCACGACCGTCCGGTGGTCGCGGTGATCGGCGACGGCGCGCTGACCGGCGGGATGGCCTGGGAGGCGCTGAACAACATCGCCGACGCCAAGGACCGCCCGCTGGTGATCGTGGTGAACGACAACGAGCGTTCCTACTCGCCCACCATCGGCGGCCTGGCCAACCACCTCGCCACGCTGCGCACCACCCAGGGCTACGAGCGCTTCCTGTCCTGGGGCAAGGACGCGCTGCAGCGCACTCCCGTGGTCGGCCAGCAGCTGTTCGAGACCCTGCACGGCGCCAAGAAGGGTCTGAAGGACTTCATCGCGCCGCAGGGCATGTTCGAGGACCTCGGCCTGAAGTACATCGGCCCGATCGACGGCCACGACCTGACCGCGCTGGAGTCCGCCCTCACCAAGGCGCGCGGCTTCGGCGGCCCGGTGATCGTGCACTGCCTGACCGAGAAGGGCCGCGGCTACCACGCCGCCGAGAACAACGACGAGGACCGCTTCCACGCGGTCGGCGTGATCCACCCGGAGACCGGCCTGCCGATCAAGACCTCGGGCAAGGACTGGACCTCGGTCTTCGCCGAGGAGATGGTCGCCCTCGGCCGGGAGCGCAAGGACATCGTCGGCATCACCGCCGCGATGCTGCACCCGGTCGGCCTGGCCCCGTTCGCCAAGGCCTTCCCGGAGCGGACCTTCGACGTCGGCATCGCCGAGCAGCACGCCGTCACCAGCGCGGCCGGCCTGGCCACCAACGGCCTGCACCCGGTCTTCGCGGTCTACGCGACCTTCCTGAACCGGGCCTTCGACCAGGTCCTGATGGACGTCGCGCTGCACAAGCTGGGCGTCACCTTCGTGCTCGACCGCGCGGGCGTCACCGGAACTGACGGTGCGTCGCACAACGGCATGTGGGACATGTCGATCCTTCAGGTCGTCCCCGGGCTGCGGCTGGCCGCCCCGCGCGACGCCGACCAGCTCCGCGCCCAGCTGCGCGAGGCGGTCGAGGTGGACGACGCCCCGACCGTGGTCCGCTACTCCAAGGGCACCGTCGGTCCCGCCGTCCCGGCGGTCGGCCGGATCGGTGGGATGGACGTGCTGCGGGCCGCACCCGAGGGCGAGGGCGAGGTGCTGATCGTCTCGGTCGGCGCGATGGCCCCGATGTGCCTGGAGGTGGCCGACCTGCTGGCCGCCCAGGGCATCACCGCCACCGTGGTCGACCCGCGCTGGGTCAAGCCGGTCGACCCGGCGCTGCCCGGCCTGGCCGCCGAGCACCGGGTGGTCGTCACGGTCGAGGACAACGGCCGCGCGGGCGGCGTCGGCTCGGCGGTCTCCCAGGCCCTGCGGGACGCCGGGGTGGACCTGCCGCTGCGCGACTTCGGCATCCCCCAGCAGTTCCTGGACCACGCCACCCGGGACCAGATCCTGAACGAGATCGGTCTCACCGCCCCGGCCGTCGCCGAGCAGGTCGCCAAGCTGGTGGCCCGGACGGCCGCGGCCCGGGTCTGA